A stretch of the Amycolatopsis sp. BJA-103 genome encodes the following:
- a CDS encoding DMT family transporter: MGAYLLLAFAIAAEVTATVSLKLSEGFSKLGPSILVVAGYAFAFVALAYVLKAGVPVSVAYAIWAAAGVALVAAVGIVFFEEPVNFAVIAGLALVVGGVVLIEVGSAH; encoded by the coding sequence ATGGGTGCATACCTTCTCCTCGCTTTCGCGATCGCCGCCGAGGTGACCGCCACGGTCTCGCTGAAGCTCTCGGAGGGCTTCAGCAAGCTGGGCCCGTCGATCCTCGTGGTGGCCGGATACGCCTTCGCGTTCGTCGCGCTCGCGTACGTTCTGAAGGCGGGCGTGCCGGTGAGCGTCGCCTACGCGATCTGGGCCGCGGCCGGTGTCGCGCTCGTGGCGGCCGTCGGCATCGTGTTCTTCGAGGAGCCGGTCAACTTCGCCGTGATCGCCGGGCTGGCGCTGGTGGTCGGCGGTGTCGTGTTGATCGAGGTAGGGAGCGCGCACTAA